The proteins below are encoded in one region of Desulfovibrio sp. TomC:
- a CDS encoding cyclic nucleotide-binding domain-containing protein, which yields MAQDIDRSDDDTDSAVRTFPKGTTIFREGQISDVAYIIKKGRVSIYRILNNKRVRLGERGPGEMVGEMGVITADPRGSNAEALEYTEALACDKRLLQTMLLKSPRPVQLLTGYLADRVRALSGQITDRPSGDPFLAVCRVTHLAWQVASRSEKPQLDYAELSRTIKDIVLLSQIEIDAIFERLKKLHLVAITDVKGNFPRKNILGTTKPGPSFVKERSVRLPDPDTFLAVAKNVSRDARDRQDFGVDLEFCDLGDFAREAGSSPDIIIKKIGYGEIPEKLFFFHKSASRDYIDAMGQEFFRQARRPRLTAADLERIDDITAVDNATLQEVFSVLGFHKVAVLAAMAGDAARDKIYKNLSKKIAGVVREEAAALANLDDDEAAAVEQELLERVKTIKGLAS from the coding sequence ATGGCCCAGGATATCGACCGCTCTGACGACGACACCGATTCCGCTGTCCGGACCTTCCCCAAGGGGACCACCATCTTTCGGGAAGGCCAGATCAGCGATGTGGCCTACATCATCAAAAAGGGCCGGGTGTCCATCTACCGCATCTTGAATAATAAGCGGGTCCGCCTGGGCGAGCGCGGACCGGGCGAGATGGTCGGGGAAATGGGCGTCATTACCGCCGATCCCCGGGGGAGCAACGCCGAAGCCCTGGAATACACCGAGGCCCTGGCCTGCGATAAGCGTCTGCTCCAGACCATGCTGCTCAAAAGCCCGCGTCCGGTCCAGCTCCTGACCGGCTACCTGGCCGATCGCGTCCGGGCGCTTTCGGGGCAAATCACCGACCGGCCCTCGGGCGATCCGTTTCTGGCCGTGTGCCGCGTCACCCACCTCGCCTGGCAGGTCGCCTCCAGAAGCGAAAAACCCCAGCTCGACTATGCGGAACTGTCCCGGACCATCAAGGACATTGTGCTTCTGAGCCAAATCGAGATCGACGCCATCTTCGAGCGGCTCAAAAAGCTCCATCTCGTGGCCATAACCGACGTCAAGGGCAATTTCCCCCGCAAAAACATCCTCGGCACGACCAAGCCCGGCCCGTCGTTTGTCAAGGAACGCTCGGTGCGCCTGCCCGATCCGGACACCTTTCTGGCCGTGGCCAAGAACGTGTCCCGCGATGCCCGGGATCGCCAGGACTTCGGCGTGGACCTGGAATTTTGCGACCTTGGCGACTTTGCCCGGGAAGCCGGCTCGTCTCCCGACATCATCATCAAGAAAATCGGCTACGGCGAAATTCCGGAAAAGCTCTTCTTCTTCCATAAATCCGCCAGCCGCGACTACATCGACGCCATGGGACAGGAATTTTTCCGGCAGGCCCGCCGGCCACGGCTGACCGCCGCCGATCTCGAACGCATTGACGACATCACCGCCGTGGACAATGCCACGCTCCAGGAAGTCTTCTCCGTCTTGGGATTTCACAAAGTGGCCGTGCTGGCTGCCATGGCCGGGGACGCCGCCCGCGATAAAATCTACAAAAATCTCTCCAAGAAAATCGCCGGGGTCGTCCGCGAAGAAGCCGCCGCCCTGGCCAACCTCGACGATGACGAGGCTGCCGCTGTGGAACAGGAACTGCTGGAGCGCGTCAAAACCATCAAGGGACTCGCCTCGTGA
- a CDS encoding OmpA family protein: MLKLSDLRKRRQEEEDLWPISLADMMTLLLCFFLLIVAVSNVDLNRYERVADSMQQAMVQNKPAPRKTPGESPTAVARTTPAPPEKPMVRSKISHTTLTSEPTPPLDLPAAKPAQPEPPKTTDSAADQPKPETPADKAAAERTGPTRKSLDDIRKELSSKLDITAGAVEVKPRDNGVELNLRGAAFFDLASADIKAGGIPLLRDIAATLAGTPYKVTVEGHTDNLPMESWLYPSNWELSSARASRVARFLIDNGVPREHMRVEGLADTQPIAPNTDPAGRSLPENQAKNRRVVILVSP, translated from the coding sequence GTGCTCAAATTGTCGGATCTGCGCAAACGCCGTCAGGAAGAGGAAGACCTCTGGCCCATCTCCCTGGCCGACATGATGACGCTTCTGCTTTGCTTTTTCCTGCTCATCGTGGCCGTCTCCAATGTAGACCTCAACCGCTACGAGCGCGTGGCCGACTCCATGCAGCAGGCCATGGTCCAAAACAAACCCGCCCCCCGTAAGACGCCCGGAGAGTCTCCTACGGCCGTCGCCCGCACCACCCCGGCCCCGCCCGAAAAACCCATGGTGCGCTCCAAGATCAGCCACACCACCCTGACCAGCGAACCCACCCCGCCGCTCGATCTCCCGGCCGCCAAACCGGCCCAGCCCGAGCCGCCCAAAACAACCGACTCCGCCGCAGACCAGCCCAAACCCGAAACACCGGCCGACAAAGCCGCGGCCGAACGCACCGGCCCGACCCGCAAAAGCCTGGACGACATCCGCAAGGAACTCTCCAGCAAACTCGACATCACCGCCGGCGCCGTGGAAGTCAAACCCCGGGACAATGGCGTGGAACTCAACCTGCGCGGCGCAGCCTTCTTCGATCTGGCCAGCGCCGACATCAAGGCCGGCGGGATTCCGCTGTTGCGCGACATCGCCGCCACTCTGGCCGGCACCCCCTACAAGGTCACCGTCGAAGGCCATACCGACAATCTGCCCATGGAATCCTGGCTCTACCCCTCCAACTGGGAACTCTCCTCGGCCCGGGCCAGTCGCGTGGCCCGCTTCCTCATCGACAACGGCGTGCCTCGCGAACACATGCGCGTCGAAGGCCTGGCCGATACCCAGCCCATCGCCCCCAATACCGACCCGGCCGGACGCAGTCTTCCGGAAAATCAGGCGAAGAATCGAAGAGTCGTCATTTTGGTCAGCCCGTAG
- a CDS encoding response regulator: protein MVNRPRPTLCIAERNANIRELLRREFGREGYGVLTAGSGAEVLMRLALPASVDVLVLDAEIADPDGGSLTPLLRRLYPDLPVILHVYAGIDAGDDGLVRVEKGGDWERLKAAVRTVLVVGNDAP from the coding sequence ATGGTGAACCGTCCAAGGCCGACACTGTGCATCGCGGAGCGAAATGCCAATATCCGGGAACTGTTGCGCCGGGAATTCGGACGCGAGGGCTACGGCGTGCTGACCGCCGGCTCTGGCGCCGAAGTCCTGATGCGACTGGCTTTGCCGGCATCGGTGGACGTGCTTGTCCTGGATGCCGAGATTGCCGACCCGGATGGCGGTTCGCTCACCCCGCTCCTGCGACGCCTGTACCCGGATCTGCCCGTGATACTGCATGTCTACGCCGGTATCGACGCTGGCGACGACGGCCTCGTCCGGGTGGAGAAGGGCGGCGATTGGGAGCGGCTCAAAGCGGCTGTGCGCACGGTGTTGGTTGTCGGCAACGACGCGCCATGA
- a CDS encoding iron-sulfur cluster-binding protein: MGISGACRDLTILSVTPAGPVGGQYGCYYLEFDNPGLAPAVAGQFVMVRPACFGSDPVWPRPFSICRLTPDRLTLFVQACGRGTDVLCRLVPGDRVTVWGPLGQGFCLEPDTPTVMLAGGVGIAPFVEYAATHPAQHNLALVFGHRQPLSCYPFSELSQVVARAEAFEEKTPDDLPNFIELLEKTVAEYAGGLIVACGPRPFLLTVARLARRFGARAQVSLENRMACGVGGCLGCVEKNALGQYVQTCTEGPVFWVEELSLSEDA, from the coding sequence GTGGGTATTTCCGGCGCATGCCGCGACCTGACCATCCTGTCCGTGACGCCGGCCGGACCGGTGGGCGGGCAGTATGGCTGCTATTATCTGGAGTTCGACAACCCGGGACTGGCCCCGGCCGTGGCCGGCCAGTTCGTCATGGTGCGCCCGGCCTGTTTCGGTTCGGACCCGGTCTGGCCGCGGCCGTTTTCCATCTGCCGGCTGACCCCGGATCGGTTGACGCTGTTTGTCCAGGCCTGCGGCCGGGGCACGGATGTCCTGTGCCGGCTTGTTCCCGGCGACAGGGTAACGGTCTGGGGACCGCTCGGCCAGGGATTTTGTCTTGAGCCGGACACCCCCACCGTCATGCTGGCCGGGGGCGTGGGCATAGCGCCCTTTGTGGAATACGCCGCCACCCATCCCGCGCAGCACAATCTGGCCCTGGTCTTCGGCCATCGCCAGCCCCTGTCCTGTTATCCCTTTTCCGAACTGTCCCAGGTCGTGGCTCGGGCCGAAGCCTTCGAAGAGAAAACGCCGGACGACCTGCCAAACTTCATTGAACTTCTGGAAAAGACCGTGGCCGAGTATGCCGGCGGGCTGATTGTGGCCTGCGGTCCCCGGCCGTTTCTGCTGACGGTTGCCCGTCTGGCCCGCCGTTTCGGGGCCAGGGCCCAGGTGTCGTTGGAAAACCGCATGGCCTGCGGCGTGGGCGGCTGCCTTGGCTGCGTGGAGAAAAACGCCCTGGGGCAGTATGTCCAGACCTGCACCGAGGGGCCGGTGTTCTGGGTCGAGGAACTTTCCCTTTCGGAGGACGCATGA
- a CDS encoding sigma-54-dependent transcriptional regulator: MAQILIVDDDHQLRQSFERLLAAEGHAVRTASSGEAGIAAVREALPDAVVMDVRMPGISGLEAYAAMREIEPRLPVIIMTAYGTTEIAIEATKMGAYDYILKPFDIPEILKLIDKAVTAGRSMRSRVVVGVEGEAAASADAIIGRSPSMQELYKAIGRAAPTDATVLVRGESGTGKELVARAVYQHSIRADKPYLVINCVAIPETLLESELFGYEKGAFTGATGRKVGKIEQANRGTVFLDEIGDMPMAIQAKLLRLLQEQNVERLGGRQVIPVDVRIIAATNRDLEEAVRQGQFREDLYYRLKVVTMTLPPLRERPGDIPLLVRYFLSRHSLEMGQADPGVSDEAMAMLTAYNWPGNVRELGNTLKKALIFSRGGALSPDEVAKALGEPLRVNGPAGADGADPIEAFIRHELASGREGLFEELMDCFGHLVIRQALEATGGNRSQAARLLGLSRPTLIAKIEKYGLRIESHIRQIDR; this comes from the coding sequence ATGGCACAGATCCTAATCGTTGACGACGACCACCAGCTGCGCCAGAGCTTCGAGCGGTTGCTGGCTGCCGAGGGCCACGCCGTGCGCACCGCCTCTTCGGGCGAAGCCGGCATAGCCGCCGTGCGCGAGGCCTTGCCCGACGCCGTGGTCATGGATGTGCGGATGCCCGGCATTTCAGGCCTTGAGGCCTACGCCGCCATGCGCGAGATTGAACCGCGCCTGCCTGTCATCATCATGACAGCCTACGGCACCACGGAAATTGCCATCGAGGCCACCAAAATGGGGGCCTACGACTATATATTGAAACCCTTCGACATCCCCGAGATTTTAAAACTCATCGATAAGGCCGTGACCGCCGGCCGGTCCATGCGAAGCCGCGTCGTGGTCGGCGTCGAGGGCGAGGCCGCGGCCTCAGCCGACGCCATCATCGGCCGTAGTCCCTCCATGCAGGAACTCTACAAGGCCATCGGCCGGGCCGCCCCCACCGACGCCACCGTGCTCGTGCGCGGCGAATCCGGCACCGGCAAGGAACTGGTGGCCCGGGCCGTCTACCAGCACTCCATCCGGGCCGATAAACCCTACCTGGTCATCAACTGCGTGGCCATTCCGGAGACGCTGCTCGAATCCGAGCTCTTTGGCTATGAGAAAGGGGCCTTTACCGGGGCCACCGGCCGCAAGGTGGGCAAAATCGAGCAGGCCAACCGGGGCACGGTGTTTCTCGATGAAATCGGCGACATGCCCATGGCCATCCAGGCCAAGCTCCTGCGGCTGCTCCAGGAGCAAAACGTCGAACGTCTGGGCGGGCGGCAGGTCATCCCGGTTGACGTGCGCATCATCGCCGCCACCAACCGCGATCTGGAAGAGGCCGTGCGCCAGGGGCAGTTCCGCGAAGACCTCTATTATCGTCTGAAAGTCGTGACCATGACCCTGCCGCCGCTGCGCGAGCGGCCCGGCGACATCCCGCTTCTGGTGCGCTATTTCCTGTCCCGCCATTCCCTGGAGATGGGGCAGGCCGATCCCGGGGTCAGCGACGAGGCCATGGCTATGCTGACCGCTTACAACTGGCCGGGCAATGTCCGGGAGTTGGGCAATACGCTGAAAAAAGCCCTGATTTTCAGCCGGGGAGGGGCGCTATCGCCCGACGAAGTGGCCAAGGCCCTGGGCGAACCGCTCCGGGTAAACGGCCCGGCCGGGGCAGACGGGGCCGACCCGATCGAAGCGTTTATCCGCCACGAACTGGCCTCCGGGCGCGAAGGGCTCTTTGAAGAACTCATGGATTGCTTCGGCCATCTGGTCATCCGCCAGGCCCTGGAGGCCACCGGCGGCAACCGCTCCCAGGCCGCCCGACTGCTTGGCCTGTCACGGCCGACGCTTATTGCCAAGATCGAGAAATACGGCCTGCGCATCGAATCCCACATCCGCCAGATCGACCGCTGA
- a CDS encoding motility protein A: MNIATVIGIVFGIAILGLATYHSTDSAGVFVNFPGLAIVLGGTLASTFICFPLKEVMRVFSTFLLALKREELPTDHYIEEIVAIAREASARGKIHLETALPGIENEFLQNAIQMLVDGYSREEIKEILETRIEQTYQQELSSAGIYRTMAKLAPAYGIIGTLIGLIGMMQSMSVGLGNLGAHMAVALTTTLYGILLSNLIFLPIAIKVEKRIEERVILMCVIRDGTLFIKDKTPAAIVLDKLKAYLPPRRWASIDRQEAPNENEA, from the coding sequence GTGAATATCGCCACCGTCATCGGCATCGTCTTTGGCATCGCCATCCTCGGCCTTGCCACCTACCACTCCACCGACAGCGCCGGCGTGTTTGTCAATTTCCCCGGATTGGCCATCGTCCTTGGCGGGACGCTGGCCTCCACGTTTATCTGTTTCCCGCTTAAGGAAGTCATGCGGGTGTTTAGCACCTTCCTCCTGGCGCTCAAGCGGGAGGAACTCCCCACAGACCATTATATCGAGGAAATCGTAGCCATTGCCCGCGAAGCCAGCGCCCGGGGCAAAATCCATCTGGAAACCGCCCTGCCCGGCATCGAAAACGAATTCCTGCAAAACGCCATCCAGATGCTGGTGGACGGCTACTCTCGCGAAGAAATCAAGGAAATCCTGGAAACCCGGATCGAGCAGACCTACCAGCAGGAACTCTCTTCGGCCGGCATCTACCGAACCATGGCCAAGCTCGCCCCGGCCTACGGCATTATCGGCACGCTGATCGGCCTCATCGGCATGATGCAGTCCATGAGCGTCGGCCTTGGCAATCTCGGCGCGCATATGGCCGTGGCCCTGACCACCACCCTCTATGGCATCTTGCTGTCCAACCTCATCTTCCTGCCCATTGCCATCAAGGTCGAAAAGCGCATCGAGGAGCGCGTCATTCTCATGTGCGTCATCCGGGACGGCACGCTTTTTATCAAGGACAAGACCCCGGCCGCCATCGTCCTGGACAAGCTCAAAGCCTACCTGCCGCCGCGCCGCTGGGCCTCCATCGACCGCCAGGAAGCCCCGAACGAAAACGAGGCCTAA
- a CDS encoding response regulator has product MRVLVVEDDFTSRKILQKILAPYGEVDIAVNGLEAVEAFTQSLDDDNHYDLVCMDIMMPEMDGQTALKQIRALEKGRGITPAAEAKVIMTTALDDPKNVVEAYYKGGATSYVPKPIDKHMLLHLLKSLGLID; this is encoded by the coding sequence ATGCGTGTTTTGGTTGTCGAGGACGACTTCACGAGTCGAAAGATTTTACAAAAAATTTTAGCTCCTTATGGCGAAGTCGACATAGCGGTCAACGGACTTGAGGCTGTTGAGGCGTTCACACAGTCCTTGGACGACGACAATCACTACGATCTGGTCTGCATGGACATCATGATGCCGGAGATGGACGGCCAAACCGCGCTGAAACAGATCCGTGCCCTGGAAAAAGGCCGGGGCATCACCCCGGCGGCCGAGGCCAAAGTCATCATGACCACGGCCCTGGATGACCCCAAAAACGTGGTGGAAGCGTATTACAAGGGCGGGGCCACGTCATATGTGCCCAAACCCATCGACAAGCATATGCTGTTGCATCTCCTCAAATCGCTTGGGCTGATCGACTAG
- a CDS encoding HD domain-containing protein: MSETCVSVETWFAAFFAGHGVPTATDAVRMELKRFHCERVRDEALALAGNLGLSQRHRTLAAVAGLCHDVGRFPQYQRYRTFSDRQSVNHAILGVQTLNRHGALAGLPRRDRTLVRTAIVAHNRHSLPPALASGGDQEALTLARIIRDADKLDIVRVMLDHFNTPGEKDPVVFLGQPDLPGQYNPVMLETVTAGRLGSYADMTSLNDFALLLLSWINDMAFPWTRQQFFARGHVQALFAQLPEQPQLAIFKKRYFEYYAPTSF, translated from the coding sequence ATGTCTGAGACCTGTGTTTCGGTCGAAACCTGGTTCGCGGCTTTTTTTGCCGGCCATGGCGTGCCGACGGCTACGGATGCCGTCCGCATGGAGCTCAAACGCTTCCACTGCGAACGGGTCAGGGACGAAGCCCTGGCCCTGGCCGGGAATCTGGGACTGTCCCAACGGCACAGGACCCTGGCCGCCGTCGCCGGACTGTGCCATGATGTCGGCCGGTTCCCGCAATACCAGCGCTACCGGACTTTCAGCGACCGTCAAAGCGTCAACCACGCCATCCTCGGCGTTCAAACCCTCAACCGCCATGGCGCGCTGGCCGGGCTGCCCCGCCGCGACCGCACCCTGGTGCGTACCGCCATTGTCGCCCACAACCGCCACTCCCTGCCGCCGGCCCTGGCTTCGGGCGGCGACCAGGAGGCGCTCACCCTGGCGCGCATCATCCGCGACGCCGACAAACTCGACATCGTGCGGGTCATGCTCGACCACTTCAATACTCCGGGGGAAAAGGATCCAGTGGTCTTTCTCGGCCAACCCGACCTCCCCGGCCAGTACAATCCGGTCATGCTTGAGACCGTCACCGCCGGACGCCTGGGCAGTTATGCCGATATGACCTCGCTCAACGATTTCGCCTTGCTGCTGTTGAGCTGGATTAACGACATGGCCTTTCCCTGGACCCGGCAGCAGTTTTTTGCGCGCGGCCATGTCCAGGCGCTGTTTGCCCAATTGCCCGAACAGCCGCAGCTTGCTATCTTCAAGAAACGCTATTTTGAGTACTACGCGCCCACATCCTTCTGA
- a CDS encoding sulfite exporter TauE/SafE family protein — MGFGRQVFEFLKSASIAHAKWDMEVSTSIIQNRKKLLILFILALPILAVTCVEANDFIGSKTAYGPAFYSTNIFLVSIAVGLAAGLITGCIGAGGGFIITPALMAAGVKGILAVGTDLFHIFAKAIMGTAVHKKLGNVSGKLAIAFLVGSGGGTFIGGAINKGLYNKDPLLSEFFISSIYAVLLGFLGFYALFDFIKASRQDSGSDSQGGSHGGPSGMTGMAMKLQNLNIAPMITFDEDFVPGGKRISGWIVACGGVIVGILAALMGVGGGFITFPMFVYVFGVSSMTTVGTDILQIIFTAGLGAIAQYAIYGYVFYTLAMGMLLGSLLGIQVGALTTKVVKGIHIRGFYAMSIIAGFINRVSTLPKKFVELEYLNMSKDMVNAIEYVGNIVFWIVVALFGVWVISKFIMNIGALRQEG, encoded by the coding sequence ATGGGGTTCGGTAGGCAAGTCTTCGAGTTCCTCAAGTCGGCGTCAATTGCGCACGCCAAGTGGGATATGGAAGTGTCCACGTCCATCATCCAGAATCGCAAAAAACTTCTTATCCTCTTCATCTTGGCGCTGCCCATCCTGGCCGTAACCTGCGTCGAAGCCAACGACTTTATCGGCAGCAAGACGGCTTACGGCCCGGCGTTTTATTCCACCAATATTTTCCTGGTCTCCATCGCCGTCGGCCTGGCCGCCGGCCTGATCACCGGCTGCATCGGCGCAGGCGGCGGCTTCATCATCACCCCGGCCCTGATGGCTGCCGGCGTCAAAGGCATCCTGGCCGTCGGCACCGACCTCTTCCACATCTTCGCCAAGGCCATCATGGGCACGGCCGTGCACAAAAAGCTCGGCAACGTCTCGGGCAAACTGGCCATCGCCTTCCTGGTCGGGTCCGGCGGCGGCACCTTTATCGGCGGCGCCATCAACAAGGGCCTGTACAACAAGGACCCGCTGCTGTCGGAATTCTTCATCAGCTCCATCTACGCCGTGTTGCTCGGGTTCCTCGGCTTTTACGCCCTGTTTGACTTTATCAAGGCCTCCCGCCAGGACTCCGGCAGCGACTCGCAGGGCGGCAGCCACGGCGGGCCTTCCGGCATGACCGGCATGGCTATGAAGCTGCAGAACCTCAACATCGCCCCCATGATCACCTTCGACGAGGACTTTGTCCCCGGCGGCAAGCGCATCTCGGGCTGGATTGTGGCCTGCGGCGGCGTCATCGTCGGTATCCTGGCCGCGCTCATGGGCGTTGGCGGCGGCTTCATCACCTTCCCCATGTTTGTTTACGTCTTCGGCGTGTCCTCCATGACCACCGTCGGCACCGACATCCTGCAGATCATCTTCACCGCCGGTCTTGGCGCCATCGCCCAGTACGCCATTTACGGCTACGTGTTCTATACCCTGGCCATGGGCATGCTGCTCGGTTCGCTCCTGGGCATCCAGGTCGGCGCGCTGACCACCAAGGTCGTCAAGGGCATCCACATCCGCGGTTTCTATGCCATGTCCATCATCGCCGGTTTCATCAACCGGGTCTCGACCCTGCCGAAAAAGTTCGTTGAACTCGAATACCTCAATATGTCCAAGGATATGGTCAACGCTATTGAATACGTTGGCAACATCGTCTTCTGGATCGTGGTGGCCCTGTTCGGCGTCTGGGTCATAAGCAAGTTCATCATGAATATCGGCGCCCTGCGCCAGGAGGGATAG
- a CDS encoding tetratricopeptide repeat protein: MDFSPILFDTVIIVSKNEDNARRDRRSLASFRPQRVETFASGEKALAFLLANRVDMVLLDSQLDDMDATQFLRLTRRDMRLKDVPVVMVTAHTSREKVLDAIAQGCAGYILRPYSEDTFAKHVLRGCQVERVTEIEQQQIADARDMIAAGNFDDAIEAFEEIISEQNMAQKYYDMGCRCLVRQKYGQAIIAFKKAIKLNDLFAEAYKGLADAYKGKGEIDEFKRYLQKAAEVHAQFNRLEETKELFIEILKYDALTPNPFNSLGVKLRKSGDLAGALHAYTQALTLTPTDENIHFNMSKAFYFMGNIESAKTSVEQALECNPSFEEGRKLYRKLYNREYPRPATTGAARPPVDSVRDD, encoded by the coding sequence ATGGATTTTTCGCCGATTTTGTTCGACACAGTCATCATCGTTTCCAAAAACGAGGACAACGCCCGCCGTGACCGGCGTTCCCTGGCGTCGTTTCGTCCGCAACGGGTGGAAACATTTGCCTCGGGTGAAAAAGCCCTGGCCTTTCTTCTGGCCAATCGCGTGGACATGGTGCTCCTCGACAGCCAGCTCGACGATATGGACGCCACCCAGTTCCTGCGGCTCACCCGCCGGGACATGCGGCTCAAAGACGTACCCGTGGTCATGGTCACAGCCCATACCAGCCGCGAGAAAGTCCTCGATGCCATTGCCCAGGGCTGCGCCGGCTACATCCTGCGCCCCTATTCCGAAGATACCTTTGCCAAGCATGTCCTGCGCGGCTGTCAGGTCGAACGGGTCACCGAAATCGAACAACAGCAAATTGCCGACGCCCGGGATATGATCGCTGCCGGCAATTTTGACGATGCCATCGAGGCCTTTGAAGAAATCATCTCCGAACAGAACATGGCCCAGAAATACTATGATATGGGCTGCCGCTGTCTGGTGCGGCAAAAATACGGCCAAGCCATCATTGCCTTTAAAAAAGCCATCAAACTCAATGATCTTTTTGCCGAGGCCTACAAGGGACTGGCTGATGCCTACAAGGGCAAGGGCGAAATAGACGAGTTCAAGCGCTACCTGCAAAAAGCCGCCGAGGTACACGCCCAGTTCAACCGGCTGGAAGAAACCAAGGAACTCTTTATTGAGATTCTCAAATACGACGCCCTGACCCCCAATCCCTTCAATTCGCTCGGCGTCAAACTCCGCAAAAGCGGTGATCTGGCCGGAGCGCTACACGCCTATACCCAGGCCCTGACGCTGACGCCAACCGACGAGAATATCCATTTCAATATGTCCAAGGCATTTTATTTTATGGGAAATATCGAATCGGCCAAGACCAGCGTGGAACAAGCCCTGGAATGCAACCCTTCCTTTGAAGAAGGCCGAAAACTCTACCGCAAGCTCTACAACCGCGAATACCCGCGCCCGGCCACGACCGGCGCAGCACGACCACCCGTGGATTCCGTGCGCGACGACTGA
- a CDS encoding sensor histidine kinase gives MTTVFSAAGKRSRSRLGLRTRVYLLLGGLLLVNMAGPIIMVWYAAMARDLYTTTADKDLAALTAAHELENALLNQKGYATYYYLSHDPGWLVKLDESRRSFSLWLERIRNDLGAPEAASLVDEIASAYKRYAVAKDNVIALYQQGRVETAKGQHWSVRDDFDGLREQCERFKAFYRDRMRHTSQVYLERTDMVMAVAVIGVVINATLGFFLASVLVGQILDPIRRLALGGQGKVAPVGLSDEVKAIGQKFRDLEKDVDQAHLDLEQSRDHLMQSEKLAMAGKLAAGVAHTIRNPLTSVKLRLFSLERGLKLDPSQQEDFEVIAEEIGHIDTIVRNFLEFARPPKLTAQPVSLSAVVDTTLTLLKHRLESYNVAVTVERGRPLPEINADPDQLKEALVNLVLNACEAMIEGGEIVIREETGVLEPYGSILAVRVTDSGPGIALPLLERIFQPFFTTKGEGSGLGLAIVKRIVDEHGGWITAQSPEGRGASFTMVFPYEGERGWHRS, from the coding sequence ATGACCACCGTTTTTTCGGCTGCGGGAAAACGCTCCCGTTCCAGACTCGGGCTTCGCACCCGGGTCTATCTGCTTTTGGGCGGGCTGCTGCTCGTCAACATGGCCGGCCCTATTATCATGGTCTGGTATGCGGCCATGGCCCGCGATCTCTACACCACCACGGCCGACAAGGATCTGGCCGCCCTGACGGCCGCCCATGAGTTGGAAAACGCCCTGCTCAACCAGAAGGGCTATGCCACGTATTATTATCTCAGCCATGACCCAGGCTGGCTGGTCAAGCTCGACGAGAGCCGGCGCTCTTTTTCCTTGTGGCTGGAGCGCATCCGCAATGATCTGGGCGCGCCCGAAGCGGCCAGTCTGGTCGATGAGATTGCCTCGGCCTACAAACGGTACGCCGTGGCCAAGGACAATGTCATTGCCCTGTACCAGCAGGGGCGGGTGGAGACGGCCAAGGGCCAGCATTGGAGCGTGCGCGACGATTTCGACGGGCTGCGCGAGCAGTGCGAGCGGTTCAAGGCCTTCTACCGCGACCGCATGCGCCATACGAGCCAGGTGTACCTGGAGCGCACGGACATGGTTATGGCTGTGGCCGTCATTGGCGTGGTCATAAACGCCACCCTGGGTTTTTTTCTGGCCTCGGTCCTGGTCGGGCAGATTCTCGATCCCATCCGCCGGCTGGCCCTGGGCGGCCAGGGCAAGGTCGCGCCTGTCGGATTGTCTGATGAGGTCAAGGCCATCGGCCAGAAATTCCGCGACCTGGAAAAGGACGTGGATCAGGCCCATCTGGACCTGGAACAGAGCCGCGACCATCTCATGCAGTCGGAAAAGCTGGCCATGGCCGGCAAGTTGGCCGCCGGCGTGGCCCACACCATCCGAAACCCCCTGACGTCGGTCAAACTCCGCCTGTTCTCCCTGGAACGCGGTCTCAAGCTCGATCCGTCGCAGCAGGAGGACTTTGAGGTCATTGCCGAGGAGATCGGGCATATCGACACCATTGTGCGCAACTTCCTGGAATTCGCCCGGCCGCCCAAACTGACCGCCCAGCCGGTCAGCCTGTCGGCGGTGGTGGATACGACGCTCACCTTGCTCAAACACCGGCTGGAGTCCTACAATGTGGCCGTTACGGTGGAGCGCGGCCGGCCCCTGCCCGAGATCAACGCCGACCCGGACCAGCTCAAGGAAGCCCTGGTCAATCTGGTGCTCAACGCCTGCGAAGCCATGATCGAAGGCGGCGAGATCGTCATCCGCGAGGAGACAGGCGTGCTCGAACCGTACGGCAGCATTCTGGCCGTGCGCGTCACCGACTCCGGGCCGGGAATCGCCTTGCCGCTCCTGGAGCGCATTTTTCAGCCGTTTTTTACCACCAAGGGCGAAGGCTCGGGCCTGGGGCTGGCTATCGTCAAACGCATTGTCGATGAGCACGGCGGCTGGATCACGGCCCAGTCCCCGGAAGGGCGGGGAGCCTCGTTTACCATGGTGTTTCCATACGAAGGGGAGCGGGGATGGCACAGATCCTAA